Genomic DNA from archaeon BMS3Bbin15:
TTGCTGAGAAGCTGACAGATATTGAAGAAAGTGTAAACTTAATCAAAGAGAACATTCCAGAAAATATTGAGGAATTTGTATGGCTTGGCCTGGTCAAAGATGGCATATACAGAAGGCTTGGCTTTGCAATAGAGAGGTTGATGAACGTGTGCGCAATTATCAATTTCGACCTTAAACTCGGTGCACCTTCAAGCGATATTAAGATAGTTTACAATCTTATAGAGAATAATGTTATAAGTATTGAAGCTGCAGAAAAGATAAAAGAATTAAGAAATCTGAACATGTATATCAATAAGAGTTATTATATGCTCAGAGATGACCTTGCTTTTGAAAGAATAAAGATAGTTCTGGGATATTTTGATGTTTTAATTTCCGAGATTAAAGCTTTTCTTGAGAGATATGAAGAAACTAAAAATTCCAGGCTTTAAAGAAACTTTAAATAATATTTTATATATATACATAGTTATGAAAGAAAGCCTCCTATCAGACTATAACAGGGCAATATCTCCTGTGATATCTGTCTTAATTCTTGTGATTATTGCCATTGGCGCTGCTACAGTTTTCTATTCATGGTTTTCCGGTATTCAGAATGCCGTGCAGGGAAGTGGGGGAAAACTCTCTGGTCAGGCTATGCTGGAGCTTTCTGGAGTACTAAAAATTGAGGATGTATACGTAAATACCTCCGGTAATTCCACAATATATATACGAAATCTTGGCAATATCGAACTTAGCAACTTCACAGTATATGGGAATGGAGAGTTATACAGGACTGCAGATATAACACTTAAAAAAGGAAAACTGGGTGAAATCAACACATCAAAGATATCTGTCGAAGGAAAAACATATACTATTAAAGTTATTGCTTCTCAGGGAGCCGAGGCTGTAAAAAGTATTGTTGCAGGAGGATAAGATGAGAGCTGTAAGCCCTATAATAAGCATTCTGCTCATAGTTGTAATAACTATAGCTGCAGCAGTTTCCTTCTACGCATTCACCTCTTCATTCAGTTCAATGGCTAAACAGGAGGGGAGTGGAAGTAGCACATCTCTTACGAGAGAGTTACAGGCAGGTATTAAAATTCTCGACCTGGTAAACAGGTCAGGGAATATATATGTTGTGGTTCAGAACAACGGGAACGTCAGGCTTACAAATATTACACTCTATGTAAATAAAGTGCTGGAGAAAAACAGACTGAGTTATCTTGATGCAAATACAGCAGGTGAAATTCAAACATCTCTTATTACCTCTCCCGGAGAGTATGAACTTCAGGTTACAACAGAAGAGGGAGCAAGTTACAGATGCAAAAAAGAAATTTAACATCCAATGAAAGTATATCTCAGGTGATTGCCACACTGCTGCTGGTGCTTCTTGCAATCTCCCTGGGAATAAGTCTATACCACTTCTACTCTTCAGTCAAGGAAGAAACTGAAGCTTCAGCGGGAGCCACTGTAAAACAGGACATTACAGGCCTAACAGCCGGAGTGAAGGTGATAAGAGTTGACCCATCTTCGCCTGCAAAAATCTATATCCAGAATACAGGTGGAAGAACTCTTCATAATATTAAAGTCTATATAAATTATACAGAAGTAGGTGAAAACAATACTCTGGATGTAAGCAGCCTGTGGGTTTTCACATACAATGGTAACTTAAATTCTGGTGATGTTATATATATAACAACTATTGAAAGGGCAAGTGATAGATATGAGTTACAGTAGTAATAAAGGTATCTCACCTGTAATAGCCACTCTCCTACTTGTTGTGATAGCTATTTCGGCTGCATATGCCTCATGGATATGGTATGAAAGTTTGTGGAATGGAGTCTCCACAGGGGTTGAAGGGAAGACTAATGGGGATGTATCAAGGCTCTTTGCAGGTCTGAGAATTGAATCCGCCAATACAGTGGGTTATACACTAAAGAATACAGGTACTGTAACTTTATACGACATAAAGGTTTACGAGGATGGCGCTTTAAAGGCAACATATCCCAGGCTTGAGCCAGAAAAAACAATAACAAACTATATCTCGCTAACTGCCGGTAAAACCCTCTATGCAATAGCAAAATATGCTGATGACAAACTTATTATCACACAGGCACCTATCCAGAAGGTTGGTGCTCAGGTTAACACTATACTTGGCAGTGGGGACAGCACAGGTTTAAGTGTTAACACATCTCCTCTACCTATTACATCCAGTCTGACCGAGGTGAATTAGTTGCCTCCCGTAAATATGCATGAAATCGAATATCTGAAGATTTTCGCAACATTACTTGTTCTTTTATACGCTTCAATTCTGGATTATAAATACAGAGAGATAGACAACAAAAGCTGGCTGAGCCTTGTAGTTATGGGCTTTATTTTTAATATTTATGAATTTTTCATTTCAGGTTCATATGAAATATTGAAATTCCTCATTATTTCCTCTGCATCAGGCTTTCTGGTTGCATATATTTTATATTATACAGGTACTATGGGAGGAGGGGATGGTAAGATTTTTATGGGTATAGCAGCAATGTTTCCTCTTTTTCCATTCACAACTTTTTCCCTATTCCCTCTCTTCTTCCTGAGCGTTTTTGCAAATTCTGTATTCCTCTCTGCCTTCCTTCCTCTGATATTCTTCATAAAGAATATCCCGAATATAAAAGAGATTAGAAGTTTAAAGGAGGTTGTACTCCTATTTATCGGTTATAAAAGAGAGGAAAAGGATGTTAAGGAGTTCGAGGCTGTTATTGCAAGAGATGGTGAGATTAATATATTCCAGAATGCCAATCTCATGGAACTGGGCACCACAGGTAAAAGCAGCAAAGAGGTCTGGGTCACCCCTGCCCTTCCCTTTGTAATTCCAATAACTCTTGGTTTTATACTCTCTCTAGTTTATGGTGATATTGTTACCTGGATAGTTCTCAGGGTGATGGGATGAATTCCAGAGCTGTTAATGTTGTAATCTCCTCTCTTCTAATCTTCAGCATACTCATAGTTATGATGCTCTCCACCTACATCTGGGGATTATCATATCTCAGGAAATATAAGGACGTGGCAACCTTTGAAGGAGTTAAGGGAGATATGAAGGTTCTCAAGGCTTCTATAGATATGGTGTCTCATGAAGGTAAAGGAAGCAGAAATTTTATAAAAATACATATCCCTGAAGGCAGGCTTAAAGTGAATGCCAGCAATGATTATATTGCTTACAGTATGGAAAGTAATGCAGAGCTGGTTGAGGCTGGTTCATCAGTAGAACAGCAGGGGCTTGAGCTTCAGGGCGAGAAATCACCAAGAGGAAAATACACCACAAAAATAATTGTAAACTACTCTGGCACAATGGTTGATATTGTGGGAAACTCATCTGCTCCCAAGGGTTATTATACAATAAAAATTGATAATATGGGTTATAACACCACAATAGATAAAATAAACGTGCAGGTGGAGTTTTAACATGAAGGTGACAACTTTTGTACTGCTAGCACTTTTTGGCTTCTTTATTGTATCATCAACAATATACTACTTCAGCCAGATTAGCGTGAAATACTCTGAAGCCTCCAACTCAGAAACACTCAAAAGTATAGCGGCAAAGGTAGCTGGACTTGTAATCATTGCCGACGAAACCTCGAGAGAAATTAATTATTCTGGCGAACCTCCTGTGAATATAACCTTCTACCTTCCTGAAAAAGTGGGTACGGAGAATTACAGAGTAAAAATAGACGGAAGCCGTATTAATGCAGTTTCCTCCAATGGACTATCTTCCGCCAGCACCTCGCTTCCCTATGGTGTGACTTCATCTGGAGTTATAGACAGCAGGGATAACTCACACTTTATTGCTGTAAACAGCTCCGGGTATATTATATACAGGTGAAAAACTATTTAATCTATATAATAGAATATAACCAGAGATGAATGAAAGAATTTTAAGAAGACTTAGATTCAATAAGAGAAAGCTCATGCCAGAAACTAAAGAGGATTTGAAGTCTGTTGATATTCTATATCCAATAGTTAAACCCTTCTCTTACATCAAAATAGTATACAAACCTGAGGAAGCAAATATTGTATACGAAGTCAAAGAACCTGTTCTGGCTGAAAGTGAGAAAAGAACCCTTGGCAGGGTTAAAGGTGTGATTTCAGAGATTCTGGATGTTGATTTTTTTGGATTAAAGACTTCTCCAATTATAAAAGAGTATATGAACAGCAAGATGGAGGAGATTCTTAAGAAGTACAGTATAAAAATCATTCCTGAATCCAGAAAAAAGATATTTTACTATCTCCTGAGAGACCTGGCAGGCTATGGAAGAGTTGATAGTTTAATGCATGATATTTATCTTGAGGATATTCACTGCGATGGAGTCGGAATACCCATATATGTCACCCACAGAAACTATGGCTCTATGAGAACAAATATTATGTTTGAGGCTGAAGAAGAGCTTGAATCTTTTGTTATTAAACTTGCACAGTGGTGCAGAAGGCATATATCCGTTGCAGAGCCTCTCATGGACGGAAGCCTCTACGACGGTTCCAGAGTACAGGCAACCTATGGGAATGATGTTACAAGAAACGGCCCGACTTTCACAATAAGAAAATTCAGGGAAACTCCTCTAACTCCTGTAGATTTAATACTTAACGGTACAATAAATTCCGAAATTCTGGCATATTTCTGGCTTGCTATAGAAAACAGGGCTTCGGTTCTTGTCTCAGGAGGCACAGCCACAGGAAAAACTACCTTTTTGAATGTACTCTCTATTTTCATCACTCCTGATAGCAAGATTGTGAGCATTGAAGATACTGCTGAACTCAATATTCCCCATGAACACTGGATTCCGGCAGTTGCCAGACCTGGCTATGGTACTCCTGACAGCATGGGAAGACGGTATGGCGAGGTCACAATGTTTGATATTCTGAAGAGCTCGCTCAGACAGAGACCTGACTATATAATTGTGGGCGAAGTTAGAGGTGCAGAGGCGTACGTTCTCTTTCAGGGGATGGCAAACCGGACATGCAGGTCTTGCAACAATCCACAGCGACAGTATAGAGTCTCTTATAAGGAGGCTTACAACACCTCCTATCAGTCTCTCTCCATCTCTTCTTGAAGCTCTTGATATAGTTTGCTTTTTGAAACAGGTTAAGATGGATGACAAACCTTCAAGAAGGCTTTTGAATGTTGTTGAGGTTGTGGGAGTAAGCACTGGAGGTGAGCTTGAGACCTCAGATGTTTTTAAATGGAAGCAGCCCAGCGATAGCTTTGAATTTCTTGGTAAAAGTGATGTCCTGAATAAGCTTCTTGCAAACAAAGGTGAAACCGCGATATGGTTATATGAATCAGAGATATGGGGTGAAATAGAGAGAAGAAAAAAGGTTCTTGACTGGATGGCCGAAAACAATATGACTGATTTCAGAGAAGTTAGCAGAATGATTCTTGAGTTTTACAGAGACCCAGAAAAGATTATGAAGATGGTAGAAACCGGGAAGAAGTAGAAATTTACCAAAACCTTCCAAGAAATAGAGAAAGTGATAACAAGGGCAAATGCGGGAATGTGAGAGAAAAGCAAGAGAAGAAAAAGAACCCAACAAACAAACCAAAAGGCAAAGCCA
This window encodes:
- a CDS encoding type IV leader peptidase family protein, with translation MPPVNMHEIEYLKIFATLLVLLYASILDYKYREIDNKSWLSLVVMGFIFNIYEFFISGSYEILKFLIISSASGFLVAYILYYTGTMGGGDGKIFMGIAAMFPLFPFTTFSLFPLFFLSVFANSVFLSAFLPLIFFIKNIPNIKEIRSLKEVVLLFIGYKREEKDVKEFEAVIARDGEINIFQNANLMELGTTGKSSKEVWVTPALPFVIPITLGFILSLVYGDIVTWIVLRVMG
- a CDS encoding putative conjugal transfer protein/MT3759, with translation MNERILRRLRFNKRKLMPETKEDLKSVDILYPIVKPFSYIKIVYKPEEANIVYEVKEPVLAESEKRTLGRVKGVISEILDVDFFGLKTSPIIKEYMNSKMEEILKKYSIKIIPESRKKIFYYLLRDLAGYGRVDSLMHDIYLEDIHCDGVGIPIYVTHRNYGSMRTNIMFEAEEELESFVIKLAQWCRRHISVAEPLMDGSLYDGSRVQATYGNDVTRNGPTFTIRKFRETPLTPVDLILNGTINSEILAYFWLAIENRASVLVSGGTATGKTTFLNVLSIFITPDSKIVSIEDTAELNIPHEHWIPAVARPGYGTPDSMGRRYGEVTMFDILKSSLRQRPDYIIVGEVRGAEAYVLFQGMANRTCRSCNNPQRQYRVSYKEAYNTSYQSLSISS